A stretch of the Deinobacterium chartae genome encodes the following:
- a CDS encoding SIS domain-containing protein yields MTQLQDPIMLQETREAPAVVARLLEHNAAQVQALAERLRAQPPRFVMTVARGSSDHAATFLKYVFETELGWAVGSMAPSITSVYGSRLNLEGALVIAISQSGASPDVVESVQAARDGGALTVAITNQESSRLAQTAEYVLPMRAGEEKAVAATKSYIASLVAPLQLVAALKPESELRAALEALPHGLEQTMALEAVARSRAERYRYAEAMVVLARGLHYGVAMESALKLKETSGIQAEAYSAAEFAHGPMRIVEPGYPLLVYQSRDQAAELSLETYRSLEEKGAELILIGADAELKAPVRLITPAGHPLTDPVMAAAALYLFAGHLALSRGMNPDAPPSLRKVTLTR; encoded by the coding sequence GTGACCCAACTGCAAGACCCGATCATGCTGCAAGAAACCCGCGAGGCCCCCGCGGTCGTCGCCCGCCTGCTCGAGCACAACGCCGCACAGGTTCAGGCTCTGGCCGAGCGCCTGCGCGCCCAGCCTCCGCGTTTTGTGATGACCGTCGCGCGCGGCTCCTCGGACCATGCCGCCACCTTCCTCAAGTACGTGTTCGAGACCGAACTCGGCTGGGCGGTCGGATCGATGGCTCCCTCGATCACCTCGGTGTACGGGTCGCGCCTGAACCTCGAGGGGGCTCTGGTCATCGCCATCTCGCAGTCGGGCGCCTCGCCGGACGTGGTCGAAAGCGTGCAGGCTGCGCGCGACGGCGGTGCCCTCACCGTGGCGATCACCAACCAGGAAAGCTCGCGTCTGGCCCAGACCGCCGAATACGTCCTACCGATGCGCGCCGGCGAAGAGAAGGCGGTCGCCGCCACCAAGAGCTACATCGCCAGCCTGGTCGCGCCGCTGCAGCTGGTCGCGGCCCTCAAGCCCGAGTCTGAGCTGCGCGCCGCCCTCGAGGCTCTGCCCCATGGCCTCGAGCAGACCATGGCGCTCGAGGCCGTAGCCAGGAGCCGTGCCGAACGCTACCGTTACGCCGAGGCGATGGTCGTCCTGGCACGTGGCTTGCACTACGGTGTGGCCATGGAGAGCGCGCTGAAGCTCAAGGAGACCAGCGGCATCCAGGCCGAGGCCTACAGCGCGGCCGAGTTCGCGCACGGCCCGATGCGCATCGTGGAGCCGGGCTACCCGCTGCTGGTGTACCAGTCGCGCGATCAGGCGGCCGAGCTGAGCCTCGAGACCTACCGCAGCCTCGAGGAGAAAGGGGCCGAGCTGATCCTGATCGGCGCGGACGCCGAACTGAAAGCCCCGGTGCGCCTGATCACCCCCGCCGGTCACCCGCTGACCGACCCGGTCATGGCCGCCGCCGCCCTGTACCTGTTCGCCGGCCACCTGGCGCTCTCACGCGGGATGAACCCGGACGCGCCGCCCAGCCTGCGCAAGGTCACGCTGACCCGTTAG